The following coding sequences are from one Streptomyces sp. NBC_00536 window:
- a CDS encoding serine/threonine-protein kinase, whose translation MRPVGSKYLLEEPLGRGATGTVWRARQREAAGAEAAVAGQPGETVAIKVLKEELAHDPDVVMRFLRERSVLLRLTHPNIVRTRDLVVEGDLLALVMDLIDGPDLHKYLRENGPFTPVAASLLTAQIADALAASHADGVVHRDLKPANVLVDERDGQMRPMLTDFGIARLADSPGLTRTHEFVGTPAYVAPESAEGRPQTSAVDIYGAGILMYELVTGRPPFAGGTALEVLHRHLSEDPQRPSTLPEPLWTVIERCLSKEPDHRPSAVSLARALRVVAAGIGVHSSAAEVEAALGVGALLAPDPAPAPVPQTPGAADPTQVLPPVNGPMGAYDPNAATSVMQSVPPAPQHAPGADPTAVMPPVQQPDQPHPWQSQMRAARDRNEQTQMQYLDPADDPLRRRPQRQAPPQQPPQQQYGQQPQQYQQGPPQQYQQQPQRQPQPQPYRQQPPQQQYQQPQYQQRPPQPQQPQRQQPQPQPQQYAGPPPQQQQPRQPQQPAQREPREPRRRSANPMRIPGLGCLKGCLFTIVLLFVAGWLVWELTPLQEWVGTGKGWWDQVWSWGTEVKNWIGDLGGSGGSGTG comes from the coding sequence GTGCGGCCAGTAGGCAGCAAATACCTGCTTGAGGAGCCGCTCGGACGCGGCGCCACGGGCACCGTCTGGCGCGCCCGCCAGCGCGAGGCCGCGGGCGCCGAGGCGGCGGTCGCCGGCCAGCCCGGCGAGACCGTGGCCATCAAGGTCCTCAAGGAGGAGCTGGCCCACGACCCGGACGTCGTCATGCGCTTCCTGCGCGAACGCTCCGTGCTGCTGCGCCTGACCCACCCCAACATCGTCCGCACCCGGGACCTCGTCGTCGAGGGCGATCTGCTCGCCCTCGTCATGGACCTCATCGACGGCCCCGACCTGCACAAGTACCTGCGGGAGAACGGGCCGTTCACCCCGGTCGCCGCGAGCCTGCTCACCGCCCAGATCGCCGACGCGCTCGCCGCCAGCCACGCCGACGGCGTGGTCCACCGCGACCTCAAGCCCGCGAACGTCCTGGTCGACGAGCGCGACGGCCAGATGCGCCCGATGCTCACCGACTTCGGCATCGCGCGCCTGGCCGACTCCCCGGGCCTCACCCGCACCCACGAGTTCGTCGGCACGCCCGCCTACGTCGCCCCCGAATCCGCCGAGGGCCGCCCGCAGACCTCCGCCGTCGACATCTACGGCGCGGGCATCCTGATGTACGAGCTGGTCACCGGCCGTCCGCCGTTCGCGGGCGGCACCGCGCTGGAGGTGCTGCACCGCCACCTCAGCGAGGACCCGCAGCGCCCCTCGACCCTGCCCGAACCGCTCTGGACGGTCATCGAGCGCTGCCTGAGCAAGGAGCCGGACCACCGGCCCAGCGCCGTCAGCCTGGCCCGCGCCCTGCGCGTGGTCGCCGCGGGCATCGGCGTGCACTCCTCCGCCGCCGAGGTCGAGGCCGCGCTCGGCGTCGGCGCGCTGCTCGCGCCCGACCCGGCGCCCGCGCCGGTCCCGCAGACCCCCGGCGCCGCGGACCCGACCCAGGTGCTGCCGCCGGTCAACGGGCCCATGGGTGCCTACGATCCGAACGCCGCCACCAGCGTCATGCAGTCGGTGCCCCCGGCCCCCCAGCACGCCCCCGGGGCCGACCCGACCGCGGTCATGCCCCCCGTACAGCAGCCGGACCAGCCGCACCCGTGGCAGTCGCAGATGCGGGCCGCCCGGGACCGCAACGAGCAGACCCAGATGCAGTACCTCGACCCGGCCGACGACCCGCTGCGCCGCAGGCCGCAGCGCCAGGCGCCGCCCCAGCAGCCCCCGCAGCAGCAGTACGGTCAGCAGCCCCAGCAGTACCAGCAGGGTCCGCCGCAGCAGTACCAGCAGCAGCCGCAGCGTCAGCCCCAGCCCCAGCCGTACCGGCAGCAGCCCCCGCAGCAGCAGTACCAGCAGCCGCAGTACCAGCAGCGGCCGCCGCAGCCCCAGCAGCCCCAGCGTCAGCAGCCGCAGCCGCAGCCGCAGCAGTACGCCGGGCCGCCCCCGCAGCAACAGCAGCCGCGCCAGCCGCAGCAGCCCGCCCAGCGGGAGCCGCGCGAGCCGCGCCGCCGCAGCGCCAACCCGATGCGGATCCCGGGGCTCGGCTGCCTCAAGGGCTGCCTGTTCACCATCGTCCTGCTCTTCGTGGCGGGCTGGCTGGTCTGGGAGCTGACCCCGCTCCAGGAGTGGGTGGGCACCGGCAAGGGCTGGTGGGACCAGGTCTGGTCCTGGGGCACCGAGGTCAAGAACTGGATCGGCGACCTCGGTGGCAGCGGCGGGAGCGGCACCGGCTGA
- a CDS encoding FHA domain-containing protein, producing MQIRLTVLGPRSGHQIAPATCDVLVTAPVGTPLAAVASGLAATVAGPDTGGTVVLYAGAERLDPQRRVLGEPPLVDGAVLALHTPVPDVLPGLEEGLGAPQLHVVAGPDAGGVHLLHPGAVRIGRSADADVPLDDPDVSRLHCAVTVTEDGRVSVADLNSTNGTALDGVPVTGTPVRLAPGALLRVGESTLRLAGPATLPLPLTPDLQGHLSLPAHPGTPAPEAPAAPDPARPAAGGSDGRGPHAPAYDPAPVWPVAGGGPATGPGGADPYPYSAGSSGAPDPYPAAAWPATGAPGSDGSDASDASDATYAESGAPAAARRRGIGAWARKWVGRDEEAEAAAGVPAATVVTGAEPGPDDPASLLLAALGPTGRLWGRGPGHPELLVVGLGAGAHVPLRTAGALGLAGPRARLTGLARSVVAQLAALHSPTTLEIVLIAADRARPLAERRADWGWLGWLPHTRPAHGQDCRLLLAYDRDQATARAGELTRRLDDSPLGTGWAAADRQGVAEAARAYDGPFTLVVVDGDPGPGQLRDVTGRLASHGPAAGIHVLALADAPAATPASPVEDTYRAACAGAPAFRDCGAVGLLSGDVATAVRNFRVSGGRPVPPGETAVADAVSAAWAERFARALAPLRADGAVTEPQRPTTASLPATARLLDELGLARATPASLMARWAAATDQGQGVGGHVEVVLGSGRRGPVGAELVTDGPHLLIEGPAGSGRTELLRSVAASLSAAARPDRLGLVLLDGAGGERGEGLLPCTELPHVSAHLVASDPLRMREFAQALGAELKRRHELLDGVPFAEWHAHREVADRLVAPRRPSASELRGDLDPQRSGTLRLRAAAPRGEAAGPGPLPRLVVLVDDFDALVAPALGSTGRPSAGSVVRALEAVAREGARLGVHLVATSARPDRTDGTELARLSTLRVELDAPDQPGPGRGLLRHVDGRTAAFQAGRVTGRIPRTATQRPTVVPVEWERMGDPPARRPVRELGNGPTDLALLASALDRASHLVSAVPVLFPPAP from the coding sequence ATGCAGATCCGGCTGACCGTCCTCGGGCCGCGCAGCGGCCACCAGATCGCGCCCGCGACGTGTGACGTGCTCGTCACCGCGCCCGTCGGCACCCCCCTGGCCGCGGTGGCCTCGGGGCTGGCGGCGACCGTCGCGGGCCCGGACACGGGGGGCACGGTGGTGCTCTACGCCGGTGCGGAGCGGCTCGATCCGCAGCGCCGGGTGCTGGGCGAGCCACCCCTGGTCGACGGGGCCGTACTGGCCCTGCACACGCCGGTCCCGGACGTGCTGCCCGGACTGGAGGAGGGCCTCGGCGCCCCCCAGCTGCACGTGGTGGCGGGACCGGACGCGGGCGGCGTGCACCTGCTGCACCCCGGCGCGGTCCGGATCGGCCGCTCGGCGGACGCGGACGTGCCCCTGGACGACCCGGACGTGTCCCGATTGCACTGCGCGGTCACGGTGACCGAGGACGGCCGGGTCAGCGTCGCCGACCTGAACTCGACGAACGGCACCGCGCTGGACGGTGTCCCGGTGACGGGCACCCCGGTCCGGCTGGCGCCGGGCGCGCTGCTGCGGGTCGGCGAATCCACCCTGCGCCTCGCGGGCCCGGCGACGCTCCCCCTCCCGCTGACCCCGGACCTCCAGGGCCACCTGTCCCTCCCGGCGCACCCGGGCACCCCGGCCCCCGAAGCCCCCGCCGCCCCTGACCCGGCCCGGCCCGCCGCGGGCGGGTCAGACGGCCGGGGCCCCCATGCCCCCGCGTACGACCCCGCCCCGGTCTGGCCCGTCGCGGGCGGCGGCCCGGCCACCGGCCCCGGCGGCGCGGATCCGTACCCGTACTCCGCCGGCTCCTCCGGTGCGCCGGACCCGTACCCGGCCGCCGCCTGGCCCGCCACGGGCGCCCCCGGCAGCGACGGCTCCGACGCCTCCGACGCCTCCGACGCCACCTACGCGGAATCCGGGGCCCCGGCGGCCGCCCGGCGGCGCGGGATAGGGGCCTGGGCGCGCAAGTGGGTCGGCCGGGACGAGGAGGCCGAAGCGGCCGCCGGGGTCCCCGCCGCCACCGTCGTGACCGGCGCGGAGCCGGGGCCCGACGACCCCGCCTCGCTGCTGCTGGCCGCGCTCGGACCCACAGGCCGGCTCTGGGGCCGCGGCCCCGGCCACCCGGAGCTGCTCGTCGTGGGCCTCGGCGCGGGTGCGCACGTACCGCTGCGCACCGCGGGGGCCCTGGGCCTGGCCGGGCCGCGCGCCCGGCTGACCGGGCTGGCCCGGTCCGTGGTCGCCCAGCTCGCCGCCCTGCACTCCCCCACCACGCTGGAGATCGTGCTGATCGCCGCCGACCGGGCCCGCCCGCTGGCCGAGCGGCGCGCCGACTGGGGCTGGCTCGGCTGGCTCCCGCACACCCGGCCCGCGCACGGCCAGGACTGCCGGCTGCTGCTGGCCTACGACCGCGACCAGGCCACCGCCCGGGCCGGTGAGCTGACCCGGCGGCTCGACGACTCCCCGCTCGGGACCGGCTGGGCCGCCGCGGACCGCCAGGGCGTGGCCGAGGCGGCCCGCGCGTACGACGGTCCGTTCACCCTGGTGGTCGTCGACGGCGATCCGGGCCCCGGCCAGCTCCGCGATGTCACCGGCCGCCTCGCCTCGCACGGCCCGGCCGCCGGGATCCACGTGCTGGCCCTCGCCGACGCACCGGCCGCGACCCCGGCCTCCCCGGTCGAGGACACCTACCGGGCGGCCTGCGCGGGCGCCCCGGCCTTCCGGGACTGCGGGGCGGTCGGCCTGCTCAGCGGTGACGTGGCCACGGCCGTACGGAACTTCCGCGTGTCCGGGGGCCGTCCGGTGCCGCCCGGGGAGACGGCCGTCGCCGACGCCGTGTCCGCCGCGTGGGCCGAGCGGTTCGCCCGCGCCCTGGCCCCGCTGCGCGCCGACGGCGCGGTCACCGAGCCGCAGCGGCCCACCACCGCGAGCCTGCCCGCGACCGCGCGGCTGCTGGACGAGCTGGGTCTGGCCCGGGCCACCCCGGCTTCGCTGATGGCCCGTTGGGCGGCCGCCACCGACCAGGGGCAGGGCGTCGGCGGGCACGTGGAGGTGGTCCTGGGCAGCGGGCGGCGCGGTCCGGTCGGGGCCGAGCTGGTCACCGACGGCCCGCACCTGCTGATCGAGGGCCCGGCGGGCAGTGGACGTACGGAGCTGCTGCGCTCCGTCGCCGCGTCCCTGTCGGCCGCGGCCCGCCCGGACCGGCTCGGCCTGGTGCTGCTGGACGGTGCGGGCGGCGAGCGCGGGGAGGGGCTGCTGCCCTGTACCGAGCTGCCGCACGTCTCCGCGCACCTGGTGGCCTCCGATCCGCTGCGCATGCGCGAGTTCGCGCAGGCCCTCGGGGCCGAGCTCAAGCGCCGCCACGAGCTGCTGGACGGGGTGCCGTTCGCCGAGTGGCACGCCCACCGCGAGGTCGCGGACCGGCTGGTCGCGCCGCGCCGCCCCAGCGCCAGTGAGCTGCGCGGCGATCTGGACCCGCAGCGTTCGGGCACCCTGCGGCTACGGGCGGCCGCGCCGCGCGGCGAGGCCGCGGGGCCGGGTCCGCTGCCCCGGCTGGTGGTGCTGGTCGACGATTTCGACGCGCTCGTCGCGCCCGCCCTGGGCAGTACGGGCCGCCCGTCCGCCGGTTCGGTGGTGCGGGCGCTGGAGGCGGTGGCCCGGGAGGGTGCCCGGCTCGGCGTCCACCTCGTGGCGACCAGCGCGCGCCCGGACCGTACGGACGGCACGGAGCTGGCCCGGCTCTCGACCCTGCGGGTGGAGCTGGACGCGCCCGACCAGCCGGGTCCCGGCCGGGGGCTGCTGCGGCACGTCGACGGGCGTACGGCGGCGTTCCAGGCGGGCCGGGTGACCGGCCGGATCCCGCGGACCGCGACCCAGAGACCCACTGTGGTTCCGGTCGAGTGGGAGCGGATGGGTGATCCACCGGCCCGCCGCCCGGTGCGCGAGCTGGGCAACGGCCCGACCGACCTCGCGCTGCTGGCCAGTGCCCTGGACCGGGCCTCCCACCTGGTCTCGGCCGTGCCCGTGCTGTTCCCGCCCGCCCCCTGA